Genomic segment of Bacteroidales bacterium:
GTGCAAGTAATGTTTTGCCGGTCCCGGTCTCTCCTACCAAAATGATGTTGGATTTTTCAATTTCCACATCATCCTCCGTCTTGTTTTTCTTCGGCTGCATGAGACGTTTATAGTGATTGTAGACTGCTACGGAAAGGTATTTTTTTGCTTCATCCTGTCCGATCACATATTGATCGAGAAATTCCTTGATTTCCACAGGATTCATCAACTTAATGTTATCCAGGTTCAGGCTTTTACCTTTCTTTTTCAACTCTTCTTCTACAATCTGTGAAGCCTGTTCAACACAGGAATCACAGATATGTCCCGAAATACCGGCAATTAAAATATTGGTATCCCGTTTGTCCCGTCCACAAAAAGAACAGCGGTCTATAACACTTCGCGAATTGCTCATCTATTTTATTTCCTCTTTTATTAAATGCAATCAGGATTTTTGCCTGATTAATACTTCATCCAGTAACCCATAATCTTTGGCTTCCTGAGCTGTCATCCAATAATCACGGTCGGAATCTTTTTCAATGGCATCAAATGATTTTCCGGTATGTTCGGATAATATGGTATATAATTCTTTTCTTAATTTAAGTATCTCTTTCAAGGTGATCTCCATATCTACGGATTGTCCCTGCATTCCTCCTGACGGCTGATGCATCATCACCCGTGAATGCCTTAACGCAGAGCGTTTTCCTTTTGCGCCGGCTGCCAGAATGACAGAAGCCATTGATGCTGCCATACCGGTACATATGGTCGCTACATCGGAAGAAATCCATTGCATGGTATCATAGATACCTAATCCTGATTGTACCACTCCTCCTGGAGAATTAAGGTAAATCTGGATATCTTTATTGGGATCACTGGAGTCCAGGAACAATAATTGTGCTTCAATGATATTGGCCACATCATCATCGATGGCTGTGCCCAAAAAGATAATACGATCCATCATTAAACGGGAAAAAACATCCATCTGTGCTACATTTAATTGCCGCTCTTCTATGATGGTAGGAGAAATATAACCGCTTGTAACGGTCTGATAACGGTGCAGGGTCATACTGTTAATGCCTGCGTGTTTTACCGCATATTTTTGAAATTCGTTAGGATTCATGATTCTTCTGTATTATTGTTTTCTTCTTTGTTTTCTTCTTTAACAGGTTCCGGAGTCATCATTTTATTGAAATCATCCAGGCTTATTTCCTGAACGGATACATCAACAAGCTGATAAATGGCATCCGATACTTTTTTATCCATGATCTGGGATATTACCTGACGTACATTACTTTCTTCCTTCAGGCTATTCATCGCATAACTGGTCAATGCGTCATCAGGGAAACTGGTGATACCATATTGCGCAAATTGCCTTCTGGTCGACTCTTTGGCAAAATCAATGATTTCCTGTTCTTCCACCTTGATCTCGTTCTGTTTGATAATGGCTTCCGATATCACGCTCCACTGCATACTTTTCAGGAAAGAAGGAAACTGTTCATTGAAGGATGCTTCGTCGATCTTTTCCTTGTTGGCATTCCATAACCATTTCCGGAGAAACTCTTCAGGAAGTGCGGGATTGATCTTTTCCAGAAAATAAGTATGAGCGTCAGCCCCAAACTTAGCCATGGTAGCTTCTTCAAAATCCTTGCCAATGTCTTCTTTGATCTTTTCTTCCAGTTCTTCTGCCGATTTGACCACTCCTTCACCAAATATTTTATCGAATAATTCCTGGTCCAATGCTGCATTTTCAAATTTTTCTATTTTGGAAACAGAAAAACGAAACATAGCATCTTTTATATCACCTACCTCTTCTTTGTCTTTTTTTCTAAGGATTGATGCGATCTCCCAATCATTCGGAAAAGTATCGGAAAGATTAAAAACAATTTCATCTCCTACTTTGGCTTTCTTAAAGGGTTTTTGATGTTCTTTATCTTTTATCAGCGAAACCATTACAGATGTATCTTCCGCGCTCAATCCTTCTTCCAGAGGTTGTTGGTTTTCGTCTAACTGGACAATATTTCCTGTTAGTTTCTCTTTCATATCTTTGATTGCATCCGTTTCAACAAACTGACCAAAACGAGAAGCATAATTTTCTATATTCTTGTCGATCAGATCTTTTTCAATGGTTATTTCGTACTTGGTGATCTTGTCTTCTTTTGAAGGCTGCTGGTCTATCACCGGCGCCAAACCCATTTCAAAGTCAAATTTGAACGAATTGCCGATTTCCCAGTCCAGTTCTTCCCCATTGGTCACGGGCATCGGATCTCCTAATACATGTAAATTTTCGTCATCAATAAATTTTTGTAATGATTCAGATACTAATTTATTGATCTCATCAACCAAAACAGGTTTGCCATACATCTTACGGATAAGCCCTTCCGGAACCTTTCCCGGTCTAAATCCCGGCATATTGGCTTTACGGCGATAATCGCGCAATACATCATTTACTTTAGACGCATAATCATCATTATTGATTTCTAACGATACGGTAAGATTCAGGTCATCTACCTGATTTTTGTTAATGTTCATTTATGTTTTACTATTATATAATAAAGGCATTATTTATCGGATGCAAAAATAATCTTAATCTCCATAATTACAAAATTACAATCAATCGTCAGGTCAACTTATATTGTACGATATTTTATCTTATCTGTTATCATATTATTCATCAAAAATTCCGGATATGAGATTTTATTCGTAAAATCACGAACTAATTATACGAGAATTTGATAAGATAATACATAAATGAAAATTAAGAGTTTGATCCTAAATTGTTTTTATGCTAAAAATAAGACGTGTAGTT
This window contains:
- the clpP gene encoding ATP-dependent Clp endopeptidase proteolytic subunit ClpP gives rise to the protein MNPNEFQKYAVKHAGINSMTLHRYQTVTSGYISPTIIEERQLNVAQMDVFSRLMMDRIIFLGTAIDDDVANIIEAQLLFLDSSDPNKDIQIYLNSPGGVVQSGLGIYDTMQWISSDVATICTGMAASMASVILAAGAKGKRSALRHSRVMMHQPSGGMQGQSVDMEITLKEILKLRKELYTILSEHTGKSFDAIEKDSDRDYWMTAQEAKDYGLLDEVLIRQKS
- the tig gene encoding trigger factor is translated as MNINKNQVDDLNLTVSLEINNDDYASKVNDVLRDYRRKANMPGFRPGKVPEGLIRKMYGKPVLVDEINKLVSESLQKFIDDENLHVLGDPMPVTNGEELDWEIGNSFKFDFEMGLAPVIDQQPSKEDKITKYEITIEKDLIDKNIENYASRFGQFVETDAIKDMKEKLTGNIVQLDENQQPLEEGLSAEDTSVMVSLIKDKEHQKPFKKAKVGDEIVFNLSDTFPNDWEIASILRKKDKEEVGDIKDAMFRFSVSKIEKFENAALDQELFDKIFGEGVVKSAEELEEKIKEDIGKDFEEATMAKFGADAHTYFLEKINPALPEEFLRKWLWNANKEKIDEASFNEQFPSFLKSMQWSVISEAIIKQNEIKVEEQEIIDFAKESTRRQFAQYGITSFPDDALTSYAMNSLKEESNVRQVISQIMDKKVSDAIYQLVDVSVQEISLDDFNKMMTPEPVKEENKEENNNTEES